One Urocitellus parryii isolate mUroPar1 chromosome 8, mUroPar1.hap1, whole genome shotgun sequence DNA window includes the following coding sequences:
- the Tubb gene encoding tubulin beta chain yields the protein MREIVHIQAGQCGNQIGAKFWEVISDEHGIDPTGTYHGDSDLQLDRISVYYNEATGGKYVPRAILVDLEPGTMDSVRSGPFGQIFRPDNFVFGQSGAGNNWAKGHYTEGAELVDSVLDVVRKEAESCDCLQGFQLTHSLGGGTGSGMGTLLISKIREEYPDRIMNTFSVVPSPKVSDTVVEPYNATLSVHQLVENTDETYCIDNEALYDICFRTLKLTTPTYGDLNHLVSATMSGVTTCLRFPGQLNADLRKLAVNMVPFPRLHFFMPGFAPLTSRGSQQYRALTVPELTQQVFDAKNMMAACDPRHGRYLTVAAVFRGRMSMKEVDEQMLNVQNKNSSYFVEWIPNNVKTAVCDIPPRGLKMAVTFIGNSTAIQELFKRISEQFTAMFRRKAFLHWYTGEGMDEMEFTEAESNMNDLVSEYQQYQDATAEEEEDFGEEAEEEA from the exons ATGAGGGAAATCGTGCACATCCAGGCCGGTCAGTGTGGCAACCAGATCGGTGCCAAG TTCTGGGAGGTGATCAGTGATGAACACGGCATCGATCCCACCGGTACCTACCATGGGGACAGTGACCTGCAGCTGGACCGCATCTCCGTGTATTACAATGAAGCCACAG GTGGCAAATATGTTCCTCGTGCTATCCTGGTGGATCTAGAACCTGGGACTATGGACTCTGTTCGCTCAGGTCCTTTTGGCCAGATCTTCAGACCAGACAACTTTGTTTTTG GTCAGTCTGGGGCAGGTAACAACTGGGCCAAGGGTCACTATACAGAAGGGGCTGAGCTGGTTGACTCAGTCCTGGATGTGGTACGGAAGGAGGCAGAGAGCTGTGACTGCCTGCAGGGCTTCCAGCTGACCCACTCACTGGGAGGGGGCACAGGCTCCGGAATGGGCACCCTGCTCATTAGCAAGATCCGGGAAGAGTATCCTGACCGCATCATGAACACCTTCAGTGTAGTACCCTCACCCAAAGTGTCTGATACTGTGGTTGAGCCCTACAATGCCACCCTCTCCGTCCATCAGTTGGTAGAGAACACTGATGAGACCTACTGCATTGACAACGAGGCCCTTTATGACATCTGCTTCCGTACCCTCAAGCTGACCACACCAACCTACGGAGACCTGAACCACCTCGTCTCAGCCACCATGAGTGGTGTCACTACCTGCCTCCGCTTCCCTGGCCAGCTCAATGCTGACCTCCGCAAGTTGGCAGTCAACATGGTGCCCTTCCCACGTCTCCACTTCTTCATGCCTGGCTTTGCCCCTCTTACCAGCCGTGGAAGCCAGCAGTATCGGGCCCTCACTGTGCCTGAACTCACCCAACAGGTCTTTGATGCGAAGAATATGATGGCTGCCTGTGACCCCCGCCATGGTCGGTACCTCACCGTGGCTGCAGTCTTCCGTGGACGGATGTCCATGAAGGAGGTAGATGAGCAGATGCTGAATGTGCAGAACAAGAATAGCAGCTACTTTGTGGAATGGATCCCCAACAATGTCAAGACAGCTGTCTGTGACATCCCACCTCGTGGCCTCAAGATGGCAGTTACCTTCATTGGCAACAGCACAGCCATCCAGGAGCTCTTCAAGCGCATCTCAGAGCAGTTCACTGCCATGTTCCGCCGAAAGGCCTTCCTCCACTGGTACACAGGTGAAGGCATGGACGAGATGGAGTTCACCGAGGCTGAGAGCAACATGAATGACCTTGTCTCCGAGTACCAGCAGTACCAGGATGCCACcgcagaagaggaagaggatttCGGTGAGGAGGCTGAAGAGGAGGCCTAA
- the Mdc1 gene encoding mediator of DNA damage checkpoint protein 1 isoform X2 — protein sequence MEDTQAVDWDVEEEEETEQSNESSGYILEPIGRLHIFSGAHGPEKDFPLFLGKNVIGRLPDCSVTLPFPSISKQHAVIEISAWNKAPVLQDCGSLNGTQILRPPKVLSPGLSHRLRDQELILFADLPCQYHRLDVRPPCVSRGPLTVEATPRVQEETQPSRLPLAEDSEEEEDFSKGCMVKESRTTSSSLATVVPESDEEGPSLAPGDSFAFNLDSDTDEEEGQQPAAREASSAARKCAVAEAEQPEASGITTETWLGKVQPPGEIDKDTKVKRDTGNRVVPVGLILERSQLPGDNSDTDVDEENRPPGKTAEAHLERVQPSGFLDSDTDVEEEGIPATPAVVPMKKRQVFHGVGTRSPGTLGLAHLQESPAGSDTDMEEGEAPLAVPLERSQTSMVIDSDTDDEEEVSAALTLARLKESGAVLWNRNADIEKDRVQPVLLQEKSLTTSERDSDTDMEEGLPVEKRETVLNGHTDKEETLVIANSENGQTPLRDNDVGEEADMSSPGVLLERSQAASTTGDIKIEVKQEVPSGPAVICWGKYQVLVKGTNQTDKEAKQESAKLPIMPLEAVQSSDEDGETDMEVGMSSEVADVRKSQLLGEGDAETERATAVLESEGTLKVGAYGGSQVQQMVVHTGASGEPLQPQTEGYPLTGKEKKPHMSEAKDSKDSHDDSEDLDLQATQCFVERESQNLDGALDEPWEVLATQPFCPRESEATEPQLIATHLEANGSCLSPPRATPQDQHPESPVHTEPLGIQGREIQTVEKDMGTQKETERVTPEKGPLEREIREGPPEGERKDVMEEEEKTRGIQDREQKQALAEDTQESGKKAKSKSPERYRENSKVEMEISEETEETEIEKQTLTREVFEKVVEKPVPERMCEATELEVNLERGETEGGNQDQKGQATSPTPEPGVRAEELQGLASAPVVSGNQSGGGRGAPVSPTRQQRGHLNYKMLPAETTSMGDPESPDACLPATMPEALALPLNSFSSQSQKHPELQSLLSPLSSSEPPIPRTSSAPPEPKCRSSRNQRPRAQRAAECLGTVPEPSFPQLPEAPIHASQIQKVEAAGTSGFVPEPPPKASRSRKRPSTTIDSPPLQKRPQRGDVSQETMFPKEEEEDPEEIPVKEEDIVIPDKRRRDQTEEEPKGIPSRSLRRTKSNQESAAPKVLFTGVVDARGERTVLALGGSLASSVAEASHLVTDRIRRTVKFLCALGKGIPILSLDWLHQSRKAGCFLPPDQYVVSDPEQEKNFGFNLRDALHRSRERRLLEGYEIHVTPGVQPPPSQMGEIISCCGGTVLSSMPRTYKPQRVVITCPQDFPRCSIPSRVGLPLLSPEFLLTGVLKQEAKPEAFVLSTLEMRST from the exons ATGGAAGACACCCAGGCCGTTGACTGGGATgttgaagaagaggaagagacagagcaaTCTAATGAATCCTCAGGATATATCTTGGAGCCTATAGGACGACTGCATATCTTCAGTGGTGCCCACGGACCAGAAAAAG ATTTTCCACTATTCCTCGGGAAGAATGTGATAGGCCGACTGCCTGACTGCTCTGTGACCCTGCCCTTTCCATCCATCTCCAAACAACATGCAGTGATTGAAATCTCAGCTTGGAACAAGGCACCTGTCCTCCAGGATTGTGGGAGCCTTAATGGTACTCAAATCTTGAGGCCTCCTAAGGTCCTGAGCCCTGGTTTGAGTCACCGTCTCAGGGATCAGGAATTGATTCTCTTTGCCGATTTACCCTGCCAGTACCATCGCCTGGATGTCCGCCCACCCTGTGTTTCCCGGGGTCCCCTAACTGTAGAGGCGACCCCCAGGGTACAGGAAGAAACTCAGCCCTCCAGACTTCCCTTGGCTGAGGactcagaggaggaagaag ATTTCTCAAAAGGGTGTATGGTGAAAGAATCAAGGACCACATCCTCCTCTTTGGCAACAGTAGTTCCAGAAAG TGATGAAGAAGGACCTTCCCTGGCCCCAGGTGACTCTTTTGCCTTCAACTTGGACAGTGACACAGATGAGGAAGAAGGTCAGCAACCAGCAGCCAGGGAGGCCTCTTCAGCTGCTAGAAAATGTGCTGTAGCAGAGGCAGAGCAGCCTGAAGCCAGTGGAATTACAACTGAAACGTGGCTAGGAAAAGTTCAGCCTCCAGGAGAGATCGATAAGGACACAAAAGTCAAAAGGGATACAGGGAATAGGGTGGTACCAGTTGGGCTGATTTTGGAAAGAAGTCAGCTTCCTGGGGACAACAGTGACACAGATGTGGATGAAGAGAACCGGCCTCCTGGAAAGACAGCTGAGGCCCACTTGGAAAGGGTCCAGCCTTCTGGCTTCTTGGATAGTGATACTGATGTGGAAGAAGAGGGGATCCCTGCAACCCCAGCTGTAGTGCCTATGAAGAAGAGGCAAGTCTTTCATGGAGTTGGTACAAGAAGTCCTGGAACACTTGGATTGGCACATCTTCAGGAGAGCCCAGCTGGTAGTGATACAGACATGGAGGAGGGTGAGGCCCCATTGGCTGTCCCTCTGGAAAGAAGCCAAACCTCTATGGTGATTGATAGTGATacagatgatgaagaagaagTCTCAGCAGCACTCACTTTAGCACGTCTGAAAGAGAGCGGAGCTGTTTTATGGAACAGAAATGCTGATATTGAAAAGGACAGAGTCCAACCTGTGCTCCTTCAGGAGAAAAGCCTAACCACCTCTGAGAGAGATAGTGACACTGACATGGAGGAGGGGCTCCCAGTTGAAAAGAGAGAAACTGTCCTCAATGGTCATACAGACAAGGAAGAAACCCTTGTTATAGCAAATTCAGAAAACGGACAAACTCCCCTTAGAGACAATGATGTAGGTGAGGAAGCAGATATGAGTTCACCAGGGGTCCTTCTGGAGAGAAGCCAAGCTGCCTCCACCACAGGGGACATCAAGATAGAAGTGAAACAGGAAGTTCCATCAGGGCCAGCTGTTATATGTTGGGGAAAGTATCAAGTGCTTGTGAAGGGGACAAATCAAACAGATAAGGAAGCGAAGCAGGAATCAGCAAAGCTGCCCATAATGCCTCTAGAAGCAGTCCAGTCTTCTGATGAGGATGGTGAAACAGATATGGAAGTGGGCATGTCTTCAGAAGTGGCAGATGTAAGAAAGAGCCAGCTTCTGGGAGAAGGGGATGCTGAGACAGAGAGGGCTACAGCTGTACTTGAGTCAGAGGGCACTCTCAAGGTGGGGGCCTATGGTGGATCACAAGTACAGCAGATGGTGGTGCACACAGGTGCTTCAGGGGAACCCCTCCAACCACAGACAGAGGGATATCCCCTtacaggaaaggagaaaaaaccGCATATGAGTGAGGCCAAGGACTCCAAAGACAGCCATGATG ATTCTGAAGATCTGGACCTTCAAGCTACCCAGTGCTTTGTGGAGAGGGAGAGTCAGAATCTGGACG GTGCTTTGGATGAACCATGGGAAGTCTTGGCTACACAGCCATTCTGTCCGAGAGAGTCTGAGGCCACTGAACCTCAGCTCATAGCCACCCACCTTGAGGCTAATGGATCTTGCCTGTCTCCACCTAGGGCAACACCACAAGACCAACATCCAGAGAGCCCAGTTCACACAGAGCCGTTGGGGATTCAAGGCAGAGAGATACAGACTGTGGAGAAAGACATGGGTacacaaaaagaaacagagagggtGACCCCTGAGAAAGGGCCACTGGAGAGGGAAATCAGGGAAGGGCCaccagaaggagagagaaaagatgtgatggaggaggaagaaaaaactaGAGGGATACAGGACAGAGAGCAAAAACAGGCATTAGCTGAAGACACTCAAGAGTCTGGCAAAAAGGCGAAAAGCAAGAGTCCTGAAAGGTATAGGGAGAACTCGAAGGTAGAAATGGAGATATCTGAGGAAACagaagagacagagatagagaagcAGACCCTCACAAGAGAAGTATTTGAGAAAGTAGTAGAAAAACCAGTTCCAGAGAGAATGTGTGAAGCCACTGAGTTAGAAGTGAACTTGGAGagaggggagacagagggaggaaaCCAAGACCAGAAAGGACAGGCTACTAGTCCAACACCAGAGCCTGGAGTCAGGGCAGAGGAACTTCAGGGACTTGCTTCAGCCCCTGTAGTTTCTGGGAACCAGTCAGGTGGAGGAAGGGGAGCCCCAGTGAGCCCCACGAGGCAGCAGAGAG GCCACTTGAATTACAAGATGCTACCTGCTGAGACAACTTCCATG GGTGATCCAGAATCCCCAGATGCTTGCCTGCCTGCTACAATGCCTGAAGCCTTAGCCTTACCCCTCAACTCCTTTAGCTCTCAGAGCCAAAAACATCCTGAACTTCagtcccttctttctcctctttcatctTCTGAGCCACCCATTCCTAGGACCAG CTCTGCACCCCCTGAACCTAAATGCCGATCCTCAAGGAACCAAAGACCAAGGGCACAGAGAGCAGCTGAATGCCTTGGGACCGTTCCTGAGCCTTCCTTTCCCCAGCTTCCTGAGGCACCCATTCATGCTTCCCAGATCCAAAAGGTAGAAGCAGCAGGTACATCTGGGTTCGTCCCAGAGCCCCCACCTAAGGCCTCTCGAAGCCGCAAGAGACCTTCCACTACCATAGATTCACCCCCTCTTCAAAAACGTCCCCAAAGAGGGGATGTCTCCCAGGAGACAATGTTCcccaaggaggaggaagaagatccTGAGGAGATACCAGTGAAGGAAGAG GACATAGTGATTCCAGACAAGAGAAGGAGAGACCAGACAGAGGAGGAGCCCAAGGGAATACCAAGCCGAAGCCTTCGACGGACCAAATCTAACCAAGAATCAGCAGCCCCTAAA GTTCTCTTCACAGGAGTTGTGGATGCTCGTGGGGAGCGGACAGTGCTGGCATTGGGGGGGAGTCTGGCTAGCTCCGTGGCAGAGGCCTCCCACTTGGTTACTGATCGAATCCGCCGGACAGTCAAGTTCCTGTGTGCCCTAGGGAAGGGAATCCCCATCCTGTCCCTGGACTGGCTACATCAG TCCCGCAAGGCTGGTTGCTTCTTGCCTCCAGATCAATATGTGGTGTCTGATCCTGAGCAAGAGAAGAATTTTGGCTTCAATCTTCGGGATGCCCTGCACCGGTCTCGGGAGCGAAGGCTACTGGAG GGCTATGAAATTCACGTGACCCCTGGAGTCCAGCCACCACCATCTCAGATGGGAGAGATCATCAGCTGCTGTGGAGGCACTGTCCTATCCAGCATGCCCCGGACCTATAAG CCTCAAAGAGTTGTGATCACATGCCCCCAGGACTTCCCACGATGCTCCATTCCATCTCGGGTTGGGctgcccctcctctctcctgAGTTCCTACTGACAGGAGTGCTGAAGCAGGAAGCCAAGCCAGAGGCCTTTGTCCTCTCCACTTTGGAAATGCGTTCCACCTGA
- the Mdc1 gene encoding mediator of DNA damage checkpoint protein 1 isoform X1 — MEDTQAVDWDVEEEEETEQSNESSGYILEPIGRLHIFSGAHGPEKDFPLFLGKNVIGRLPDCSVTLPFPSISKQHAVIEISAWNKAPVLQDCGSLNGTQILRPPKVLSPGLSHRLRDQELILFADLPCQYHRLDVRPPCVSRGPLTVEATPRVQEETQPSRLPLAEDSEEEEDFSKGCMVKESRTTSSSLATVVPESDEEGPSLAPGDSFAFNLDSDTDEEEGQQPAAREASSAARKCAVAEAEQPEASGITTETWLGKVQPPGEIDKDTKVKRDTGNRVVPVGLILERSQLPGDNSDTDVDEENRPPGKTAEAHLERVQPSGFLDSDTDVEEEGIPATPAVVPMKKRQVFHGVGTRSPGTLGLAHLQESPAGSDTDMEEGEAPLAVPLERSQTSMVIDSDTDDEEEVSAALTLARLKESGAVLWNRNADIEKDRVQPVLLQEKSLTTSERDSDTDMEEGLPVEKRETVLNGHTDKEETLVIANSENGQTPLRDNDVGEEADMSSPGVLLERSQAASTTGDIKIEVKQEVPSGPAVICWGKYQVLVKGTNQTDKEAKQESAKLPIMPLEAVQSSDEDGETDMEVGMSSEVADVRKSQLLGEGDAETERATAVLESEGTLKVGAYGGSQVQQMVVHTGASGEPLQPQTEGYPLTGKEKKPHMSEAKDSKDSHDDSEDLDLQATQCFVERESQNLDGALDEPWEVLATQPFCPRESEATEPQLIATHLEANGSCLSPPRATPQDQHPESPVHTEPLGIQGREIQTVEKDMGTQKETERVTPEKGPLEREIREGPPEGERKDVMEEEEKTRGIQDREQKQALAEDTQESGKKAKSKSPERYRENSKVEMEISEETEETEIEKQTLTREVFEKVVEKPVPERMCEATELEVNLERGETEGGNQDQKGQATSPTPEPGVRAEELQGLASAPVVSGNQSGGGRGAPVSPTRQQRGHLNYKMLPAETTSMGDPESPDACLPATMPEALALPLNSFSSQSQKHPELQSLLSPLSSSEPPIPRTRYKRSQETPEPPLSSELEPFPPKPSVRPRRSSRMTPSPLSSTALELSSIAPTAQPAAPKSTSRATKGRTHKSSDKTPELQPFAPTEQPITPTPTSRVPRVKTNRSSVKTPESVVHTAPELQPSTSTDQPDTPKLTSRVTRGRTLRSSVNTPEPVLPIAPELQSFASTDQPVIPKPTSRVTRGRTHRTSVKTPEPILLTGPKVQPSTSTDHQPVAPQLTSRVTRGRTLRSSVKTPEPIVPTAPELQPSTSAEQPVTPKSTSWPTRGRTHRSSVKTPEVVVTTAPELQPSTSINHPITHKPTSRISRGRTRKSVETPEPVEPSACDLELPNSTDQPVASKAVCQSGALESSTLSAATLPVTPEFHPSVTTDQPVPFEPTQTSCTRRQRAAGKHGSLTALIVHKPSSAPPEPKCRSSRNQRPRAQRAAECLGTVPEPSFPQLPEAPIHASQIQKVEAAGTSGFVPEPPPKASRSRKRPSTTIDSPPLQKRPQRGDVSQETMFPKEEEEDPEEIPVKEEDIVIPDKRRRDQTEEEPKGIPSRSLRRTKSNQESAAPKVLFTGVVDARGERTVLALGGSLASSVAEASHLVTDRIRRTVKFLCALGKGIPILSLDWLHQSRKAGCFLPPDQYVVSDPEQEKNFGFNLRDALHRSRERRLLEGYEIHVTPGVQPPPSQMGEIISCCGGTVLSSMPRTYKPQRVVITCPQDFPRCSIPSRVGLPLLSPEFLLTGVLKQEAKPEAFVLSTLEMRST, encoded by the exons ATGGAAGACACCCAGGCCGTTGACTGGGATgttgaagaagaggaagagacagagcaaTCTAATGAATCCTCAGGATATATCTTGGAGCCTATAGGACGACTGCATATCTTCAGTGGTGCCCACGGACCAGAAAAAG ATTTTCCACTATTCCTCGGGAAGAATGTGATAGGCCGACTGCCTGACTGCTCTGTGACCCTGCCCTTTCCATCCATCTCCAAACAACATGCAGTGATTGAAATCTCAGCTTGGAACAAGGCACCTGTCCTCCAGGATTGTGGGAGCCTTAATGGTACTCAAATCTTGAGGCCTCCTAAGGTCCTGAGCCCTGGTTTGAGTCACCGTCTCAGGGATCAGGAATTGATTCTCTTTGCCGATTTACCCTGCCAGTACCATCGCCTGGATGTCCGCCCACCCTGTGTTTCCCGGGGTCCCCTAACTGTAGAGGCGACCCCCAGGGTACAGGAAGAAACTCAGCCCTCCAGACTTCCCTTGGCTGAGGactcagaggaggaagaag ATTTCTCAAAAGGGTGTATGGTGAAAGAATCAAGGACCACATCCTCCTCTTTGGCAACAGTAGTTCCAGAAAG TGATGAAGAAGGACCTTCCCTGGCCCCAGGTGACTCTTTTGCCTTCAACTTGGACAGTGACACAGATGAGGAAGAAGGTCAGCAACCAGCAGCCAGGGAGGCCTCTTCAGCTGCTAGAAAATGTGCTGTAGCAGAGGCAGAGCAGCCTGAAGCCAGTGGAATTACAACTGAAACGTGGCTAGGAAAAGTTCAGCCTCCAGGAGAGATCGATAAGGACACAAAAGTCAAAAGGGATACAGGGAATAGGGTGGTACCAGTTGGGCTGATTTTGGAAAGAAGTCAGCTTCCTGGGGACAACAGTGACACAGATGTGGATGAAGAGAACCGGCCTCCTGGAAAGACAGCTGAGGCCCACTTGGAAAGGGTCCAGCCTTCTGGCTTCTTGGATAGTGATACTGATGTGGAAGAAGAGGGGATCCCTGCAACCCCAGCTGTAGTGCCTATGAAGAAGAGGCAAGTCTTTCATGGAGTTGGTACAAGAAGTCCTGGAACACTTGGATTGGCACATCTTCAGGAGAGCCCAGCTGGTAGTGATACAGACATGGAGGAGGGTGAGGCCCCATTGGCTGTCCCTCTGGAAAGAAGCCAAACCTCTATGGTGATTGATAGTGATacagatgatgaagaagaagTCTCAGCAGCACTCACTTTAGCACGTCTGAAAGAGAGCGGAGCTGTTTTATGGAACAGAAATGCTGATATTGAAAAGGACAGAGTCCAACCTGTGCTCCTTCAGGAGAAAAGCCTAACCACCTCTGAGAGAGATAGTGACACTGACATGGAGGAGGGGCTCCCAGTTGAAAAGAGAGAAACTGTCCTCAATGGTCATACAGACAAGGAAGAAACCCTTGTTATAGCAAATTCAGAAAACGGACAAACTCCCCTTAGAGACAATGATGTAGGTGAGGAAGCAGATATGAGTTCACCAGGGGTCCTTCTGGAGAGAAGCCAAGCTGCCTCCACCACAGGGGACATCAAGATAGAAGTGAAACAGGAAGTTCCATCAGGGCCAGCTGTTATATGTTGGGGAAAGTATCAAGTGCTTGTGAAGGGGACAAATCAAACAGATAAGGAAGCGAAGCAGGAATCAGCAAAGCTGCCCATAATGCCTCTAGAAGCAGTCCAGTCTTCTGATGAGGATGGTGAAACAGATATGGAAGTGGGCATGTCTTCAGAAGTGGCAGATGTAAGAAAGAGCCAGCTTCTGGGAGAAGGGGATGCTGAGACAGAGAGGGCTACAGCTGTACTTGAGTCAGAGGGCACTCTCAAGGTGGGGGCCTATGGTGGATCACAAGTACAGCAGATGGTGGTGCACACAGGTGCTTCAGGGGAACCCCTCCAACCACAGACAGAGGGATATCCCCTtacaggaaaggagaaaaaaccGCATATGAGTGAGGCCAAGGACTCCAAAGACAGCCATGATG ATTCTGAAGATCTGGACCTTCAAGCTACCCAGTGCTTTGTGGAGAGGGAGAGTCAGAATCTGGACG GTGCTTTGGATGAACCATGGGAAGTCTTGGCTACACAGCCATTCTGTCCGAGAGAGTCTGAGGCCACTGAACCTCAGCTCATAGCCACCCACCTTGAGGCTAATGGATCTTGCCTGTCTCCACCTAGGGCAACACCACAAGACCAACATCCAGAGAGCCCAGTTCACACAGAGCCGTTGGGGATTCAAGGCAGAGAGATACAGACTGTGGAGAAAGACATGGGTacacaaaaagaaacagagagggtGACCCCTGAGAAAGGGCCACTGGAGAGGGAAATCAGGGAAGGGCCaccagaaggagagagaaaagatgtgatggaggaggaagaaaaaactaGAGGGATACAGGACAGAGAGCAAAAACAGGCATTAGCTGAAGACACTCAAGAGTCTGGCAAAAAGGCGAAAAGCAAGAGTCCTGAAAGGTATAGGGAGAACTCGAAGGTAGAAATGGAGATATCTGAGGAAACagaagagacagagatagagaagcAGACCCTCACAAGAGAAGTATTTGAGAAAGTAGTAGAAAAACCAGTTCCAGAGAGAATGTGTGAAGCCACTGAGTTAGAAGTGAACTTGGAGagaggggagacagagggaggaaaCCAAGACCAGAAAGGACAGGCTACTAGTCCAACACCAGAGCCTGGAGTCAGGGCAGAGGAACTTCAGGGACTTGCTTCAGCCCCTGTAGTTTCTGGGAACCAGTCAGGTGGAGGAAGGGGAGCCCCAGTGAGCCCCACGAGGCAGCAGAGAG GCCACTTGAATTACAAGATGCTACCTGCTGAGACAACTTCCATG GGTGATCCAGAATCCCCAGATGCTTGCCTGCCTGCTACAATGCCTGAAGCCTTAGCCTTACCCCTCAACTCCTTTAGCTCTCAGAGCCAAAAACATCCTGAACTTCagtcccttctttctcctctttcatctTCTGAGCCACCCATTCCTAGGACCAGGTACAAAAGGAGTCAGGAAACTCCAGAGCCTCCCCTATCTTCAGAGCTGGAACCTTTCCCCCCAAAGCCCAGTGTTAGGCCCCGTCGCTCCTCCAGGATGACACCCTCTCCACTTTCTTCCACTGCCCTTGAACTCTCCTCTATTGCCCCCACAGCCCAGCCTGCCGCCCCTAAGTCCACATCTCGTGCCACTAAGGGAAGGACACACAAGTCCTCTGACAAGACCCCCGAACTTCAGCCTTTCGCTCCCACAGAGCAGCCCATTACCCCCACACCTACATCTCGAGTCCCTCGGGTCAAGACAAATAGGTCCTCTGTCAAGACCCCTGAATCAGTTGTCCACACAGCCCCTGAACTCCAGCCTTCCACCTCCACAGACCAGCCAGACACTCCTAAGCTCACATCCCGAGTTACTCGGGGCAGGACACTTAGGTCCTCTGTCAACACACCTGAACCAGTATTGCCTATAGCCCCTGAACTCCAGTCTTTTGCTTCCACAGACCAGCCTGTCATTCCCAAACCCACATCCCGAGTCACTCGGGGCAGGACACACAGAACTTCTGTCAAGACCCCTGAACCAATCTTACTCACAGGCCCCAAAGTCCAGCCTTCTACCTCCACAGACCACCAGCCTGTTGCCCCCCAGCTCACATCCAGAGTCACTCGGGGCAGGACACTTAGGTCCTCTGTCAAGACCCCTGAACCAATTGTACCTACAGCCCCTGAGCTCCAGCCCTCCACCTCTGCAGAGCAACCTGTCACCCCTAAATCCACATCTTGGCCCACTCGGGGTAGGACACATAGGTCTTCTGTCAAGACCCCTGAAGTAGTTGTCACCACAGCCCCTGAACTCCAGCCTTCCACCTCCATAAACCATCCTATCACCCACAAGCCCACATCTAGAATCAGTCGGGGCAGAACACGTAAGTCTGTTGAGACTCCTGAACCAGTTGAACCATCAGCCTGTGATCTTGAGCTTCCCAACTCCACAGACCAGCCTGTCGCTTCTAAGGCAGTATGTCAGAGTGGAGCACTAGAGTCTTCAACACTAAGTGCTGCCACACTTCCTGTCACTCCTGAATTCCATCCTTCTGTTACCACAGACCAGCCTGTTCCCTTTGAGCCCACTCAAACCAGTTGTACCAGGAGACAGAGAGCTGCTGGGAAGCATGGCTCCCTTACAGCTCTCATTGTCCACAAACCTAGCTCTGCACCCCCTGAACCTAAATGCCGATCCTCAAGGAACCAAAGACCAAGGGCACAGAGAGCAGCTGAATGCCTTGGGACCGTTCCTGAGCCTTCCTTTCCCCAGCTTCCTGAGGCACCCATTCATGCTTCCCAGATCCAAAAGGTAGAAGCAGCAGGTACATCTGGGTTCGTCCCAGAGCCCCCACCTAAGGCCTCTCGAAGCCGCAAGAGACCTTCCACTACCATAGATTCACCCCCTCTTCAAAAACGTCCCCAAAGAGGGGATGTCTCCCAGGAGACAATGTTCcccaaggaggaggaagaagatccTGAGGAGATACCAGTGAAGGAAGAG GACATAGTGATTCCAGACAAGAGAAGGAGAGACCAGACAGAGGAGGAGCCCAAGGGAATACCAAGCCGAAGCCTTCGACGGACCAAATCTAACCAAGAATCAGCAGCCCCTAAA GTTCTCTTCACAGGAGTTGTGGATGCTCGTGGGGAGCGGACAGTGCTGGCATTGGGGGGGAGTCTGGCTAGCTCCGTGGCAGAGGCCTCCCACTTGGTTACTGATCGAATCCGCCGGACAGTCAAGTTCCTGTGTGCCCTAGGGAAGGGAATCCCCATCCTGTCCCTGGACTGGCTACATCAG TCCCGCAAGGCTGGTTGCTTCTTGCCTCCAGATCAATATGTGGTGTCTGATCCTGAGCAAGAGAAGAATTTTGGCTTCAATCTTCGGGATGCCCTGCACCGGTCTCGGGAGCGAAGGCTACTGGAG GGCTATGAAATTCACGTGACCCCTGGAGTCCAGCCACCACCATCTCAGATGGGAGAGATCATCAGCTGCTGTGGAGGCACTGTCCTATCCAGCATGCCCCGGACCTATAAG CCTCAAAGAGTTGTGATCACATGCCCCCAGGACTTCCCACGATGCTCCATTCCATCTCGGGTTGGGctgcccctcctctctcctgAGTTCCTACTGACAGGAGTGCTGAAGCAGGAAGCCAAGCCAGAGGCCTTTGTCCTCTCCACTTTGGAAATGCGTTCCACCTGA